In the genome of Nitrospiria bacterium, the window GCCGGTATTCGCGTTTTTGCCCGTCCTAATTACCACGATTCTCCCCGCCGCCGATTCGTTCCCTCAGTCCCGTCCCGCTCCGGCCGCCGAACCGGCCGCGGTGACCGTGGCCGTGTACGACGGCGTGATCAATCCGGTCTCGGCCGAATACCTGACCCAGGCCATCGCGGACGCCGCGCAGGATCATGCCCAGGCGCTGGTGATCCAGCTCGACACGCCGGGAGGCCTCGACACTTCGATGCGCACGATCGTCAAGGAGATGAGCGCTTCCGAGGTGCCGATCATCGTGTATGTCTCGCCCACCGGCGCCCGCGCGGCCTCGGCCGGGGTCTTCATCACGCTCGCGGCCCACATCGCGGCCATGGCCCCGGGGACGAACATCGGTGCGGCCCATCCCGTTTCGATGGGCGGCGGAGAGATGGACAAAGAGATGAAAAAGAAGGTCGAGAACGACGCGGCCGCCTATATCAAGTCGATCGCCGAGAAGCACGGCCGCAACGTCCAGTGGGCCGAGGACGCCGTGCGCCAGAGCGTCTCGGCCACCGAGACCGAGGCCCTGAAGCTCAAGATCGTCGACCTGATCGCGCCGGACCTGCCGGCCCTGCTGGCCGCCGTGGACGGCCGAACGGTTCAAACGGCCGCGGGCCCGCGCATCCTTAAGACCAAATCGGCCGCGGTCAAGACGGTCGGAATGAGCGGCCGGATGAGAATCTTAAACGCGTTGAGCGATCCCAACATCGCCTACATCCTGATGCTTCTGGGCATTTACGGACTGATCTTCGAGCTGTCGAACCCGGGCGCGATCCTGCCCGGCGTGGTCGGCGCGATTTGCATCGTCCTGGCCTTCTATTCCTTCCAGACCCTCTCGATCAATTACGCCGGCCTGCTTCTGATCCTTCTGGCCATCGTGATGTTCATCGCCGAGATCAAAGTGCCTAGCTACGGGCTGCTGACCGTGGGCGGGGTGATCTCGATGGTTCTGGGCTCGTTGATGCTGGTCAAGACCGACCTGCCGTTCATGCAGATTTCCTTGTGGGTGATTTTCCCGACGGCCGTCGTGACGGCCGGATTCTTTTTGGGGGTGGTCGGAATGGCCTGGAAGACCCGTCATCAAAAATCGGTCGCCGGCATCGAGGTCTTCATCGGCGCTTCGGGAACCGCCCGGACCGAGATCAACCCCCGGGGTCAAATCCTGATCCAGGGAGAGTATTGGGACGCCGTCAGCTCCGAACCGATCCATGAGGGCGAGACGGTCGAAGTGACCGGCATCGAGGGACTAAAACTGTTTATCAAACGGTCGAAAAAATAGAGCGGGGGTCAATCATGATTCAGTTACTCGTCAGTCTTCCGGGCCTTATCCTGATCGTTCTCCTATTCCTGTTCATCTCCCTCAAGATCCTCAGGGAGTACGAGCGCGGCGTGATCTTTTTCCTGGGACGCTTTCAGAAGGTAAAGGGGCCCGGCCTGATCATTGTCATCCCCGGCCTCCAGAGCATGGCGAAGGTGAGCCTGCGGACGATCGTGATGGACGTACCGCCCCAGGACGTAATCACGCGGGATAACGTATCGGTGAAAGTCAACGCCATCATCTATTTCCGTGTGATCGACCCTCAAAGAGCGATCATCCAGGTCGAGGACTATCTCTATGCCACGTCCCAGCTTTCGCAGACCACGCTGCGCAGCGTCCTCGGCCAGGGCCAGTTGGACGACCTGCTGTCCAAGCGGGAGGAGATCAATTCGAAACTCCAGCAGATCATCGACCAGCAGACCGAACCCTGGGGAATCAAGGTCTCGGCCGTCGAGGTGAAGAACGTGGACCTCCCCCAGGAAATGGTCCGCGCCATCGCCAAACAGGCCGAGGCCGAACGGGAAAGACGGGCGAAGGTGATCCACGCGGAGGGAGAATATCAGGCCGCCGAGAAACTGACCCAGGCGGGGGAGATCATCAGCCGGAACCCCACCACCCTCCAGTTGCGCTACCTGCAGACGCTGACCGAGATCGCGGCCGAAAAAAATTCCACGACGATCTTCCCGGTCCCGATCGACTTTCTCGAACCGTTCTTCAGGCGGCGGGAACCGGAAAAAAGATCATCCTAAATACCGCTTTGCTTTTGCAGGAAATGGGAGTAAGATAGGCACCGGGGTTATGCGCAATGGACAAACCGCAGCACCAGAGTCACCGTAAGGAAAACCAGCATTTCAAGGCCGGCTCGAAGCCGACGACTCCCCCGTCCATCCCCCCAATGGTTCCCGTTGATCCGTACGAAAAGATCGACGTCTTAAACACGATCTCGGCCACGATCAGCCAGTCCCCGCATCTCACGGCCGCGCTCGGTGCCACGCTGGAACGGCTCCTCACGTTGACCGAGGCCGACATCGGCTCGATTCACCTACTGGACTCCGCCAGCGGGGACCTGATCCTGTGTGCAAGTCGCGGCGTCACCCAGTCCTTCATTTACACCGAGCAACGGATCCCCATGGGGGCCTGCCTCTGCGGCCTGGCCATCCGGCTGGGGGAGGTCGTAGTTTCCGACGACCTCTCCAAGGACGAACGGCTGATCCGCTCGGCCTGCCGCGATGAACGCTTCGGATCGATGATCAGCGTTCCGCTTCGCGCGCGGGAGAAGACACTGGGGATCCTGACCCTTTATTCCAAACGACCCCGGGCTTTCGCTCACGCGGACCGGCCGCTCCTGATCGCCATCAGCCATCATATCGGCGTGGCGGTCGAGAATTCGCAGCTGGCCTCCAAGACCAAAGAGTCGGCCCTTCTGGAAGAACGCTGGTTGATCGCCCAGGAGCTTCACGACAACATCGCGCAGTCGCTGGCCTATCTGAATATGCAGACGAAGCTTCTCGAAGACCGCATTCAATCCGAGCCGAAGACCCCGGTCCTGGAAGATTTCCATCACATCCGCAAGGTCATCCAGGACACCTATCAGGACGTTCGGAGCATGCTGATCGACTTTCGAATTCCGATGAAAGAAAACGAGACGCTGGAGGTCGCGCTTCGAAGGTATTGCCTGGAATTCGGCTCGCGGACGGGGATTCAGACCGATTTCTTCAGCGATGCCGATCTGTCCCAATTTGAGCCTTCCGTCCACACCCAGATCTTCCGGATCATCCAGGAATCCCTGTCCAATGTCCGCAAGCATGCCCGCGCGAAAAAAGTGAGCGTCGCGGTCCATGGCGGCGGCTTCGGTCTCCGGATCACGGTTCAAGATGACGGCGACGGATTCGACCCAAAAACCGTCGAAGATCCGGCCCGGCAACGGATGGGCCTCTCGATCATGAAAGAACGCGCCGCCTGCCTCCGCGGCACGGTGCGGATCGCCACCGTCGTCGGTCAGGGAACTTCGATCCGGATCGAAATCCCCCCTGCTCCGTCCCCCTAGAACGCAAAGGAAAGAGGACGATGCCTCCCGTCAAAGTACTCGTCGTGGATGATCATACGCTGTTCCGCAAGGGGATCATCAATCTGCTTCAAGCGCAGAGCGGAATCGAGGTGGTGGGGGAGGCCAAAGACGGCCGGGAAGGCATCGCGCTGGCCAGGCAACTCCGCCCCGACGTCATCCTGATGGACGTGCAGATGCCCGGATGCAACGGCATCGAGGCGACCGGGGCGATCCGCCAGGAGCTCCCGGAAGCCCGGATCATCATGCTCACCGTTTCAGAACAGGATGAGGACCTTTTCTCGGCCATCAAG includes:
- a CDS encoding nodulation protein NfeD, with amino-acid sequence MALSRWIRSVVLTPVFAFLPVLITTILPAADSFPQSRPAPAAEPAAVTVAVYDGVINPVSAEYLTQAIADAAQDHAQALVIQLDTPGGLDTSMRTIVKEMSASEVPIIVYVSPTGARAASAGVFITLAAHIAAMAPGTNIGAAHPVSMGGGEMDKEMKKKVENDAAAYIKSIAEKHGRNVQWAEDAVRQSVSATETEALKLKIVDLIAPDLPALLAAVDGRTVQTAAGPRILKTKSAAVKTVGMSGRMRILNALSDPNIAYILMLLGIYGLIFELSNPGAILPGVVGAICIVLAFYSFQTLSINYAGLLLILLAIVMFIAEIKVPSYGLLTVGGVISMVLGSLMLVKTDLPFMQISLWVIFPTAVVTAGFFLGVVGMAWKTRHQKSVAGIEVFIGASGTARTEINPRGQILIQGEYWDAVSSEPIHEGETVEVTGIEGLKLFIKRSKK
- a CDS encoding slipin family protein; translated protein: MIQLLVSLPGLILIVLLFLFISLKILREYERGVIFFLGRFQKVKGPGLIIVIPGLQSMAKVSLRTIVMDVPPQDVITRDNVSVKVNAIIYFRVIDPQRAIIQVEDYLYATSQLSQTTLRSVLGQGQLDDLLSKREEINSKLQQIIDQQTEPWGIKVSAVEVKNVDLPQEMVRAIAKQAEAERERRAKVIHAEGEYQAAEKLTQAGEIISRNPTTLQLRYLQTLTEIAAEKNSTTIFPVPIDFLEPFFRRREPEKRSS
- a CDS encoding GAF domain-containing protein; amino-acid sequence: MDKPQHQSHRKENQHFKAGSKPTTPPSIPPMVPVDPYEKIDVLNTISATISQSPHLTAALGATLERLLTLTEADIGSIHLLDSASGDLILCASRGVTQSFIYTEQRIPMGACLCGLAIRLGEVVVSDDLSKDERLIRSACRDERFGSMISVPLRAREKTLGILTLYSKRPRAFAHADRPLLIAISHHIGVAVENSQLASKTKESALLEERWLIAQELHDNIAQSLAYLNMQTKLLEDRIQSEPKTPVLEDFHHIRKVIQDTYQDVRSMLIDFRIPMKENETLEVALRRYCLEFGSRTGIQTDFFSDADLSQFEPSVHTQIFRIIQESLSNVRKHARAKKVSVAVHGGGFGLRITVQDDGDGFDPKTVEDPARQRMGLSIMKERAACLRGTVRIATVVGQGTSIRIEIPPAPSP